In Anabrus simplex isolate iqAnaSimp1 chromosome 4, ASM4041472v1, whole genome shotgun sequence, a single genomic region encodes these proteins:
- the LOC136872235 gene encoding uncharacterized protein, with amino-acid sequence MDSEVLIAAVYNKPSIWNRKDKYHSNRNVVEKCWKDISADMEEDETKLRKKWKYLRDQFAVELGKIPSSRSGEAGNTYTSKWPYFNLLLFLKDVVRPRQASGNVSKVAPSSHDAALSLDDSQFTTVTSPPTSPREEADENEDSLPPPACEESPVQARTKRLRPTNIYNEALLEIERQKLHYFKEKSKHKRQRERENEDEHLHFFKSLLPHVRKIPPTKLLSFRNRIQEVVEQYAYEQHFSSASTPQSSLSTLTVVSQESLQPISELSLVAFDSRDQSI; translated from the exons ATGGACAGCGAAGTTTTAATCGCTGCTGTGTACAATAAACCTTCCATATGGAACAGAAAAGACAAATACCATAGCAACAGAAATGTGGTGGAGAAGTGCTGGAAAGATATAAGTGCCGACATGGAAGAAGATG AAACAAAACTGAGGAAGAAATGGAAGTATCTAAGAGATCAGTTTGCTGTTGAGCTTGGGAAAATTCCATCCTCGCGTTCAGGTGAAGCAGGCAACACGTACACATCGAAATGGCCATACTTTAATTTGTTGTTATTCCTAAAGGATGTGGTGAGACCTAGACAAGCGAGTGGTAATGTGAGTAAAGTGGCGCCCAGTTCACATGACGCAGCTCTTAGTTTGGATGACTCACAGTTCACTACAGTTACATCACCTCCAACATCGCCCCGGGAAGAGGCGGATGAAAATGAGGACAGCCTACCGCCTCCTGCATGTGAAGAATCTCCTGTTCAAGCGAGGACAAAAAGGCTGAGGCCTACAAACATATACAACGAAGCCCTGTTGGAAATTGAAAGACAGAAGCTTCACTATTTCAAAGAAAAATCAAAGCATAAGCGTCAGAGAGAGAGGGAAAATGAAGATGAACATCTCCATTTCTTTAAAAGTCTACTTCCTCACGTTCGGAAGATTCCCCCGACTAAACTGCTTTCTTTCAGAAATCGGATTCAGGAAGTTGTTGAGCAATATGCATACGAGCAACATTTTTCTTCTGCAAGCACTCCCCAGTCTTCTCTCTCCACCTTAACCGTGGTATCACAAGAAAGTCTACAACCTATCAGTGAATTGTCCTTGGTGGCATTTGACAGTCGTGATCAGAGTATTTAA